GTACCAAGGGCAAAACCATCGGGGTTGATGAGGGGGGCGCCTGCATAAAATCGAATACTGGGATTTTTGAGAACCAAGGGATTATCTGCAAAACGTTCGTCTTGGGTAGCATCTTCTACAATTAATAGTTCTTCTTCGAGGATGGCATGGGTACAAAATGCTACATCTCGGCTGGTTTCTCTGGCTTTTAAACCGATTTTGGCTTTAAACCATTGCCTTGTTTCATCCACCAAACTAACTAGGGCGATGGGAGTTTCACAAATAGACGATGCCAATTCTGCTATTTCGTCATATACTTCCTCAAATTCGGTATCTAGGATGTCATAGCTTAGGAGAGCGTTGATCCGCGCTTTTTCATTATCTGGTACTGGGGCGATTTTCATGACCAAAAAAATTGACTAATCAATAATGTTCTTTTCTTATTGTAAGTTTCTTTTTTTGATGATCAATGTTGATTTTTTGGGAAAAAATCATTGAGCAAGAGAATTTGATTATCATGTTACTGAGACGATTTTTAATGATCGTGGATTTTTTAAGGAATTTTTTAATATTACGAGGGTAAATATCCATGGGAATGGAAACTTTAGAATTTATTATTTATCCTGATGGTAGGGTAAAGGAAAAGGTTACTGGAATTGTAGGAAAGTCTTGTGAGGAGGTGACTAGGGCGATCGAGGAACAGTTGGGAGTAGTCATTTCCAGCCAAAAAACATCGGATTATTATCAGCAAAAATTAGAATCTGAAAATCAAATTCAGAATCAGAATTGGTAAACTTTTATATATAAATCTCATTTTTCCAATTTTTGTCCACTGTATCAAGAGAAATTTATGTCACATTTTAGTAGCATCAAGACACAAATACGCAATCTAACTTCTCTCAAATCTGCCTTAAATGACCTAAAAATTGACTGGAAGGAAGGTCCTTCCCCAGTTCGTGGTTATCAAGGACAAACTAGCCAAGCTGATTTGGTCATTGAACAGGAAAACGATTATGATATTGGTTTTAGCTGGAATGGTCAACATTATGAGTTAGTGGCTGATTTACAATACTGGCAACAGCCTTGGACTGTTGATGGTTTTTTACAGCGTGTAACTCAAAATTATGCTTTACATACTGTTTTGACTGAATCTAGTCAAAAAGGGTTCGCTGTGACGGAACAACAAAAAAATGAGGATGGTTCTATCCGTTTAGTGGTACAGCGTTGGAGTTAGTAATTTAGTTTTGTGGGTGGGTAATAATTTTTTGGTTGTTACCCACTGTTTTTTTGGTGGGGTTTGGGTGATGGGTTGCTGTTATTTTTAATGAGGTTTGTTATGTTTGATGAACAAAATATTCCAGAAACCACTGGTTTTGAACCTGAGTTGGGGGGGATTTGGCGTGATAATCCTGAAAGGACGGGTTTTGAGCCTGAGTTGGGAGGCCATGTTCGTCAAAAGGGGGTTTATGTGGATGAGGTGACTTGTATTGGTTGTAAAAACTGTGTTCATGTTGCCCCTAATACTTTTTATATTGAGGATAATTTTGGTCGTTCCCGAGTTTATAATCAGAATGGGGATGAGGAGGATATTGTTCAAGAGGCGATCGACACTTGCCCGG
The sequence above is a segment of the Cyanobacterium stanieri PCC 7202 genome. Coding sequences within it:
- a CDS encoding ferredoxin (COGs: COG1141 Ferredoxin~InterPro IPR017896:IPR001080~KEGG: cyp:PCC8801_1897 ferredoxin~SPTR: Ferredoxin) translates to MFDEQNIPETTGFEPELGGIWRDNPERTGFEPELGGHVRQKGVYVDEVTCIGCKNCVHVAPNTFYIEDNFGRSRVYNQNGDEEDIVQEAIDTCPVDCIHWLDYTEVRQKEEERKNQEVRPLGYPQVFYPKKNKKKK
- a CDS encoding protein of unknown function DUF1257 (PFAM: Protein of unknown function (DUF1257)~InterPro IPR009666~KEGG: cyt:cce_3653 hypothetical protein~PFAM: protein of unknown function DUF1257~SPTR: Putative uncharacterized protein); translated protein: MSHFSSIKTQIRNLTSLKSALNDLKIDWKEGPSPVRGYQGQTSQADLVIEQENDYDIGFSWNGQHYELVADLQYWQQPWTVDGFLQRVTQNYALHTVLTESSQKGFAVTEQQKNEDGSIRLVVQRWS
- a CDS encoding hypothetical protein (PFAM: Protein of unknown function (DUF2997)~KEGG: cyc:PCC7424_0837 hypothetical protein~SPTR: Putative uncharacterized protein), coding for MGMETLEFIIYPDGRVKEKVTGIVGKSCEEVTRAIEEQLGVVISSQKTSDYYQQKLESENQIQNQNW